A genome region from Methanobacterium subterraneum includes the following:
- the arsB gene encoding ACR3 family arsenite efflux transporter, which yields MVERRLTSKNLSFFEKYLTIFVFICIIAGILLGRAVPGLAVTLDSYTVFNVSIPIAIALFFMVYPIMVKIDFGKVIMAAKTPKPVGLTLFLNWVIAPFSTFLFAWFFLGYLFVGFLPGTEIIATGQEIELWRSYLAGVVILGIAPCTAMVLMWNYLAKGNDGLTLVMIAVNSLIMVVVYAPLTSFLTGIAQVPLPWQTIAFSVAIYVFFPLVTGYFSRKLIIQYKGFKWFQNVFLHILTPVSIIALLATLILLFTFKGEVIVNNPLTIFWVAVPIFVEAVFVYSISYFFLARKLKLSYEDAAPASMIGASNHFEVAIATTILIFGLSSGAALATVVGVLIEVPLMLMLVAVSKRYCGLYNECHLGLPQCNGKSEEVEGICKEE from the coding sequence ATGGTAGAAAGGCGTTTAACCAGCAAAAATTTGTCATTTTTTGAAAAATATCTAACCATATTTGTTTTCATCTGCATCATAGCTGGAATACTATTGGGCAGAGCAGTTCCAGGATTAGCGGTGACATTAGACTCCTACACGGTTTTCAATGTATCTATACCCATAGCCATAGCTTTATTTTTCATGGTTTATCCAATAATGGTAAAAATTGATTTTGGAAAGGTAATAATGGCTGCTAAAACCCCTAAACCTGTGGGCTTAACCCTTTTCCTTAACTGGGTCATTGCACCATTTTCCACTTTTCTTTTTGCCTGGTTCTTTTTAGGATACTTATTTGTGGGCTTCTTACCCGGAACTGAAATAATTGCCACTGGGCAAGAAATTGAGCTTTGGAGAAGTTACCTAGCAGGTGTGGTTATCCTTGGAATAGCACCCTGCACTGCCATGGTTCTCATGTGGAATTACCTAGCCAAAGGAAATGATGGCCTTACTTTGGTAATGATAGCTGTGAATTCATTGATAATGGTAGTAGTTTACGCTCCACTAACTAGTTTCTTAACGGGTATTGCCCAAGTACCATTGCCCTGGCAAACAATTGCCTTCTCTGTAGCTATTTATGTTTTTTTCCCATTAGTAACTGGTTATTTCTCTCGGAAATTAATTATTCAATATAAGGGTTTCAAATGGTTCCAAAATGTGTTTCTCCACATTCTCACACCTGTAAGTATAATAGCCCTTCTAGCCACTTTAATCCTTTTATTCACATTTAAAGGGGAGGTTATTGTAAATAATCCTTTAACTATCTTCTGGGTGGCTGTGCCCATCTTTGTGGAAGCAGTATTTGTATATAGCATTAGTTATTTCTTTTTGGCAAGGAAGTTGAAGCTGTCCTATGAAGATGCCGCACCAGCATCTATGATTGGTGCCTCTAACCACTTTGAAGTAGCCATAGCTACCACAATTTTAATATTTGGATTAAGTAGTGGTGCAGCACTGGCCACTGTTGTTGGGGTTCTGATTGAAGTTCCATTGATGTTAATGTTAGTGGCAGTTTCCAAAAGATACTGCGGTTTATACAATGAATGCCATTTAGGCTTACCCCAATGTAATGGAAAGTCAGAGGAAGTTGAAGGAATTTGTAAAGAAGAATAA
- a CDS encoding DUF2180 family protein translates to MKCYICAEEGKSTDAVAICIVCGMGLCMDHAIRQETELWTGGYPFPAEKIEETIPRILCKYCAMALKKGAPEGG, encoded by the coding sequence ATGAAGTGTTATATCTGTGCAGAAGAAGGTAAATCAACCGATGCAGTTGCCATATGTATTGTCTGTGGAATGGGATTGTGCATGGACCATGCCATCCGCCAGGAAACCGAATTATGGACCGGAGGATACCCTTTCCCTGCAGAAAAAATAGAGGAAACCATACCCAGAATCCTATGTAAATACTGTGCAATGGCCCTAAAAAAAGGAGCACCTGAAGGAGGATAA
- a CDS encoding permease, translated as MVPDILQEGVNYLTYVLMGLDPASQLGSAVNFFIYDTIKILILLTVIIFAIAFFRSYISPLKVRKALGKRNEYVGNVAAALVGIITPFCSCSAVPLFIGFIESGVPLGVTFSFLIASPMVNEIAIILLWGMVGWQITALYIISGLIIAIVAGIIIGKLKLEGEVESYVYDMIEKIKAAEQSGIALEEENQTLRERAISSKDYTIDLLKKVGPYVIIAIGIGAIIHGYVPSDFLLTYAGPGNPLAVPIAVLIGVPLYSNAAGIIPLVAVFIDKGIPIGTALAFMMAVTALSVPEMIILRKVLKPKLLAIFIGILAVSITAIGYLFNAVI; from the coding sequence ATGGTGCCTGATATTTTACAGGAAGGAGTTAATTATCTTACATATGTCCTGATGGGATTAGATCCAGCATCACAGCTGGGCAGTGCGGTGAATTTTTTTATATATGATACTATAAAGATTTTAATCTTATTAACCGTTATAATATTCGCCATAGCTTTTTTTAGAAGCTATATATCACCACTTAAGGTTAGAAAGGCTCTGGGTAAAAGAAATGAGTATGTGGGGAATGTAGCTGCGGCTTTAGTGGGGATTATTACTCCTTTTTGCTCCTGTTCAGCAGTACCACTTTTCATTGGATTCATTGAATCAGGAGTACCACTTGGTGTAACATTTTCATTCCTAATTGCCTCCCCAATGGTAAATGAAATCGCTATTATTTTACTATGGGGTATGGTAGGATGGCAGATAACCGCGTTATACATAATATCCGGGCTGATAATTGCCATTGTTGCTGGTATAATAATTGGAAAGCTTAAACTTGAAGGTGAAGTGGAAAGTTATGTTTATGATATGATTGAAAAAATTAAAGCCGCTGAACAATCAGGAATAGCATTAGAAGAGGAAAATCAGACTCTGAGGGAACGTGCTATATCTTCTAAAGATTACACTATAGATCTCCTGAAGAAGGTAGGACCTTACGTGATTATAGCCATTGGAATAGGGGCTATAATCCATGGATACGTGCCATCAGATTTCCTTCTGACCTATGCTGGTCCGGGTAATCCTTTAGCAGTACCCATAGCTGTGTTAATAGGAGTACCATTATACTCTAATGCTGCAGGAATCATCCCCTTAGTGGCGGTATTTATTGACAAAGGCATACCAATAGGTACAGCTCTGGCTTTTATGATGGCGGTAACCGCACTATCCGTGCCTGAGATGATTATACTCAGAAAAGTGTTAAAACCTAAACTCCTGGCTATATTTATAGGTATACTGGCAGTATCTATAACGGCCATAGGCTATTTATTCAATGCTGTAATATAA
- a CDS encoding MIP/aquaporin family protein, whose product MVSLMKRSVAELIGTFILVFFGTGAAIVTLMISKGQTPPNSFNIGIGALGGLGDWLAIGLAFGLAIAACIYGFGKISGCHINPAVTIALWSVKKFPSRDVAPYVVAQLIGAALASFTLAYIIGMGAVTTGGLGATAPFEGIGYFQAILAETIGTFILMLAIMGVAVDREAPPGFAGLIIGLTVAGAITTLGNITGGSLNPARTFGPYLGDMVLGGTNLWANFPIYIIGPIVGAVLAALVYTYLSEETRTA is encoded by the coding sequence ATGGTTTCTTTAATGAAAAGATCAGTAGCCGAACTTATTGGGACATTTATTCTCGTATTTTTTGGTACTGGTGCTGCAATCGTTACCCTGATGATCAGTAAAGGTCAAACACCTCCTAACTCTTTCAATATAGGGATAGGTGCATTGGGGGGTCTTGGAGACTGGTTAGCAATAGGTTTGGCTTTCGGACTTGCTATAGCTGCATGTATCTATGGATTTGGTAAAATATCTGGTTGCCATATCAACCCGGCAGTAACCATAGCTCTGTGGTCGGTGAAAAAATTCCCATCACGGGATGTTGCACCCTACGTGGTTGCTCAACTTATTGGAGCCGCCCTAGCTAGTTTCACCTTAGCCTACATAATTGGAATGGGGGCAGTAACCACTGGAGGCTTAGGTGCCACCGCACCATTTGAAGGTATAGGTTACTTCCAAGCTATTCTAGCAGAAACAATAGGGACATTCATACTCATGCTGGCCATAATGGGAGTAGCTGTGGACAGGGAAGCTCCACCTGGATTTGCTGGCCTGATAATTGGGTTAACCGTTGCCGGTGCAATAACCACCCTGGGTAACATAACCGGAGGATCACTAAACCCTGCCAGGACTTTCGGCCCTTACCTAGGAGACATGGTATTAGGAGGAACCAATCTCTGGGCCAACTTCCCCATCTATATCATAGGCCCTATTGTAGGAGCGGTTCTAGCTGCATTAGTATATACCTATCTTTCAGAAGAAACAAGAACAGCTTGA
- a CDS encoding universal stress protein, whose protein sequence is MYKKILLPTDGSECAEKAARHAIIIAGQNNAELVVLNVLETHSLAGLPVEDFTSKVNEVFRREGIDALERVSQIFKDMSREKGFVRGIKVTLKTEEGHPADMILKIVDDENIDLVVMGASGKHAMERFLVGSVTEKVFRHAKCPVLAVH, encoded by the coding sequence GTGTATAAAAAAATATTATTACCTACCGATGGTTCAGAGTGTGCGGAAAAGGCAGCTCGACATGCAATTATAATTGCTGGTCAGAACAATGCCGAACTTGTTGTTTTAAATGTTCTGGAAACTCATTCTCTTGCAGGGTTGCCAGTAGAGGACTTTACGAGTAAGGTGAATGAAGTATTCAGAAGAGAAGGGATCGATGCATTGGAAAGAGTCTCCCAAATATTTAAAGATATGTCAAGGGAAAAAGGCTTTGTTAGGGGAATTAAAGTAACTTTGAAGACAGAAGAAGGCCATCCTGCCGATATGATTCTTAAAATTGTGGATGATGAAAACATAGATCTGGTGGTTATGGGCGCCTCTGGAAAACATGCCATGGAACGCTTTTTAGTGGGTAGTGTGACTGAAAAAGTGTTTAGACACGCTAAATGTCCAGTTCTAGCAGTTCATTGA